In the Vibrio gigantis genome, one interval contains:
- the rpsT gene encoding 30S ribosomal protein S20, with the protein MANSKSAKKRAIQAEKRRQHNASRRSMMRTYMKKTIAAIAAGDKEAATAALVEVTPLLDRMATKGLIHKNKAARHKSRFAAAIKAL; encoded by the coding sequence TTGGCAAACAGTAAATCTGCTAAGAAGCGCGCTATCCAAGCTGAGAAACGTCGCCAGCACAATGCTAGCCGTCGTTCTATGATGCGCACTTACATGAAAAAGACTATCGCAGCTATCGCAGCTGGTGATAAAGAAGCTGCAACTGCTGCTCTTGTAGAAGTTACACCACTTCTTGACCGTATGGCGACTAAAGGCCTTATTCATAAGAATAAAGCTGCACGTCATAAGTCTCGTTTCGCTGCTGCAATCAAAGCTCTTTAA
- the lgt gene encoding prolipoprotein diacylglyceryl transferase: MSQGFIEFPNIDPVLIELGPISVRWYGLMYLVGFMFALWLANRRADQPGSGWTREQVSDLLFAGFLGVVLGGRIGYVLFYNFDLFLADPLYLFKVWTGGMSFHGGLLGVITAMFWYAKKNGRTFFGVADMIAPLVPFGLGMGRLGNFMNSELWGRVTDVPWAIVFPNGGPLPRHPSQLYEMALEGIVLFFILNWFIKKPRPLGSVSGLFLAGYGTFRFLVEYVREPDAHLGLFGGFISMGQILSLPMVIIGALMMVWAYKRGHYKDELPQQTK; the protein is encoded by the coding sequence ATGTCTCAGGGTTTTATCGAATTCCCAAATATCGATCCTGTTCTTATTGAACTAGGACCAATCTCAGTTCGTTGGTACGGCCTAATGTACCTTGTCGGTTTTATGTTTGCTCTTTGGCTAGCAAATCGCCGAGCCGATCAGCCGGGTAGCGGTTGGACTCGTGAGCAAGTGTCTGACTTATTGTTCGCTGGCTTTCTAGGTGTGGTGCTTGGTGGTCGTATCGGCTACGTATTGTTCTACAACTTTGACCTTTTCTTAGCAGACCCACTTTACCTATTTAAGGTATGGACTGGCGGTATGTCTTTCCACGGCGGCTTGCTTGGTGTTATTACCGCAATGTTCTGGTATGCGAAAAAGAATGGTCGCACCTTCTTTGGCGTCGCAGACATGATTGCGCCGCTTGTACCATTTGGTTTAGGTATGGGCCGTTTAGGTAACTTCATGAACAGTGAGTTATGGGGCCGTGTTACGGATGTGCCATGGGCAATCGTATTCCCGAATGGCGGTCCTCTTCCACGTCACCCATCTCAACTTTATGAAATGGCACTTGAAGGTATTGTGCTGTTCTTCATCTTGAACTGGTTTATCAAAAAGCCGCGTCCTCTTGGTTCTGTATCAGGGTTATTCCTTGCAGGATATGGTACATTCCGCTTCTTAGTAGAATACGTACGTGAACCAGATGCACATCTAGGCTTGTTCGGCGGCTTTATCTCTATGGGACAAATCCTGTCATTGCCAATGGTTATCATCGGTGCGCTGATGATGGTTTGGGCATACAAGCGTGGTCACTACAAAGACGAATTACCACAACAAACGAAGTAA
- a CDS encoding thymidylate synthase, whose product MKQYLDLCQRIVDNGTWIENERTGKRCLTAINADLEYDVGNNQFPLVTTRKSFWKAAVAELLGYIRGYDSAEDFRTLGTKTWDANSNLNEAWLNNPYRKGEDDMGRVYGVQGRAWAKPDGGHIDQLKKIVDDLTNGIDDRGEILNFYNPGEFHMGCLRPCMYSHHFSLLGDTLYLNSTQRSCDVPLGLNFNMVQVYVFLAIMAQITGKKAGVAYHKLVNAHIYEDQLAPMRDIQLKREPLAGPTFHINPEIKSLEDLETWVTMDDFWVEGYECHEAIKYPFSV is encoded by the coding sequence GTGAAACAGTATTTAGATCTCTGTCAGCGTATCGTTGATAACGGTACTTGGATTGAAAATGAACGCACAGGCAAGCGCTGCCTAACCGCGATCAATGCTGACCTTGAATATGATGTTGGTAATAACCAGTTCCCACTTGTCACAACGCGTAAGAGCTTTTGGAAAGCGGCAGTTGCTGAGCTGCTTGGCTACATTCGTGGTTACGACAGCGCTGAAGATTTTCGCACACTAGGTACAAAAACTTGGGATGCAAACTCTAACTTGAACGAAGCATGGCTGAACAATCCTTACCGTAAGGGTGAAGATGACATGGGCCGTGTTTATGGCGTTCAAGGCCGAGCATGGGCAAAACCTGACGGTGGTCATATCGACCAACTGAAGAAGATTGTAGATGACCTGACGAACGGTATTGATGACCGTGGTGAGATCTTAAACTTCTACAACCCAGGCGAGTTCCATATGGGATGCTTGCGTCCGTGTATGTACAGCCACCATTTCTCTCTACTTGGTGACACTCTGTACCTAAACAGTACTCAGCGCTCTTGTGATGTACCACTAGGCTTGAACTTCAACATGGTTCAAGTGTACGTGTTCCTAGCTATTATGGCGCAAATCACGGGTAAAAAAGCGGGTGTGGCTTACCACAAGCTAGTTAACGCTCATATCTATGAAGACCAACTGGCGCCAATGCGTGATATTCAGCTGAAGCGTGAGCCTCTAGCTGGCCCAACGTTCCACATCAACCCAGAGATTAAGTCTTTAGAAGATTTAGAGACATGGGTAACGATGGATGACTTCTGGGTTGAGGGTTACGAGTGCCACGAAGCGATTAAGTACCCATTCTCGGTTTAA
- the ptsP gene encoding phosphoenolpyruvate--protein phosphotransferase, with amino-acid sequence MLSQLREIVEHVSRVEDVSTALDILVKETCSAMQTECCTVYLANNDMQRLELMATQGLIFEGNSIHIGFDEGLVGLVKRSAEPINLAQASAHPAYKFFPELGENVYHSFLGTPIIHRKQVLGVLVIQQKTPRLFSEMEESFLVTLSAQLAVIVAHAQTQGHWLLEQQKLPATKGIAASSGVAIGDLWWDNTQPELTDVYPASTLNVEREHELLAVAVENALNDFKRMRKRLDSEINKDALAIFDLFTHLLNDPMLRKDLKSQIQKGDKADWALRQVVESYSNRFARMSDVYLRERAQDIRELGQRLLYFLHNSEHELRTLDKPIILVVRELTASVLASIPKEKLLAVISLEGAANSHAAILSRALGIPSVMGVNLNLAQANGKRAIVDGYSGEIFIEPTKNLLKEYRGLILEESELSSMVNRELYLPAKTQDDKQVEILLNAGLSADTNIAINQGVDGVGLYRTEISFLLQQRFPSEDEQFKQYRSVLASYPEKQVVMRTLDIGGDKALPYFPIEEDNPFLGWRGIRFTLDHPDIFIIQLRAMLRASCESHNLSILLPMISGAQELDDALQLIEQAYDEVHELDNRVRMPRVGIMIEVPSMLYILPLIADKVDFVSVGTNDLTQYLLAVDRNNSRVSDVYESMHPAVIMALKQIHDTCKQYQLPVCICGELAGDPMGALLLIGLGYETLSMNTSNVARTKYLIRQSNLGELQDLANKALSKPYGSDIYSMMLNYFEEREFTGFIRAGKK; translated from the coding sequence ATGCTCAGCCAACTAAGGGAAATAGTTGAACACGTATCAAGAGTTGAAGATGTGTCGACGGCTCTTGATATTTTGGTGAAAGAGACATGCAGTGCGATGCAGACAGAGTGCTGCACCGTGTATCTAGCGAATAATGATATGCAGCGCCTTGAGTTGATGGCAACTCAAGGCCTGATCTTTGAAGGGAATAGTATTCACATTGGTTTTGACGAAGGCTTAGTTGGCCTTGTCAAAAGAAGTGCTGAACCTATTAACCTTGCACAGGCATCTGCTCACCCAGCTTATAAGTTTTTTCCAGAGCTTGGAGAAAACGTCTATCACTCTTTTCTCGGAACTCCGATTATCCACCGCAAGCAAGTGCTTGGTGTATTGGTTATTCAACAGAAGACCCCTCGCTTATTCAGTGAGATGGAAGAATCTTTCCTTGTCACGCTCTCAGCACAACTTGCCGTTATTGTGGCGCACGCCCAAACTCAAGGCCATTGGCTGTTAGAGCAACAGAAACTACCTGCGACTAAAGGTATTGCAGCTTCATCGGGTGTGGCGATTGGTGATTTGTGGTGGGACAACACTCAGCCTGAACTCACCGATGTTTATCCTGCTTCGACGCTCAATGTAGAGAGAGAGCATGAGCTGTTGGCGGTAGCGGTTGAAAATGCCCTCAATGACTTTAAGCGCATGCGAAAGCGCTTAGATAGCGAAATCAATAAAGACGCGTTGGCGATCTTTGACCTGTTTACTCACTTACTCAATGATCCTATGTTGCGTAAGGATCTGAAGAGCCAAATTCAGAAAGGCGATAAAGCCGATTGGGCATTAAGGCAGGTTGTTGAGAGCTACTCAAATCGTTTTGCTCGTATGTCCGATGTGTACCTTCGTGAGAGAGCACAAGACATCCGAGAGCTCGGACAAAGGCTGCTCTACTTCCTCCACAACTCTGAACATGAACTCCGCACATTAGATAAGCCGATTATTCTAGTGGTTCGTGAGTTAACCGCTTCGGTATTAGCGTCTATTCCCAAAGAAAAGCTATTGGCGGTTATTTCCTTGGAGGGAGCGGCGAACTCGCACGCAGCGATTTTATCTCGAGCGCTTGGAATACCTTCAGTCATGGGGGTAAACCTCAACCTAGCTCAAGCTAATGGTAAGCGAGCGATTGTTGATGGGTATAGCGGTGAGATCTTTATTGAGCCGACTAAAAACCTGCTCAAAGAATACCGTGGGCTAATTTTAGAAGAGAGTGAGCTCTCCTCTATGGTTAATCGCGAGCTGTACCTACCGGCAAAAACACAAGATGACAAGCAGGTAGAGATTCTACTTAATGCGGGCTTGAGTGCAGACACTAACATCGCCATCAACCAAGGCGTTGATGGAGTAGGGCTGTACCGAACTGAAATCTCTTTCTTGTTGCAGCAAAGGTTTCCGTCAGAGGATGAACAATTCAAGCAGTATCGTTCTGTGCTGGCAAGCTACCCTGAGAAACAAGTGGTGATGCGTACACTCGATATCGGTGGTGATAAGGCCTTACCTTATTTTCCTATCGAAGAGGACAATCCATTTCTTGGCTGGCGTGGTATTCGCTTTACGCTCGATCATCCTGACATCTTTATTATTCAGTTACGTGCCATGTTACGTGCGAGTTGTGAAAGCCATAACTTGAGTATTTTGCTGCCGATGATCTCTGGTGCACAGGAACTGGACGATGCGCTACAACTGATTGAACAAGCGTATGACGAAGTGCATGAGCTTGATAACCGAGTACGTATGCCTCGTGTTGGTATCATGATTGAAGTGCCATCCATGCTTTACATATTGCCGCTGATTGCAGATAAGGTCGACTTCGTTTCGGTGGGTACCAACGACTTAACCCAATATTTATTAGCCGTTGATCGGAACAATTCACGAGTATCCGATGTCTATGAATCAATGCACCCTGCGGTGATCATGGCATTAAAACAAATTCATGATACTTGTAAGCAATATCAATTACCCGTGTGTATTTGTGGCGAGCTTGCCGGTGATCCGATGGGCGCGCTGCTATTGATTGGCTTGGGGTATGAGACGTTAAGTATGAATACCTCGAATGTCGCAAGAACCAAATATTTGATTCGTCAATCTAACTTGGGTGAATTACAGGATTTGGCAAATAAGGCACTTTCAAAACCGTATGGTAGTGACATCTATAGTATGATGCTGAACTATTTCGAAGAGCGTGAATTTACAGGCTTCATTCGAGCAGGTAAAAAATAG
- a CDS encoding sulfite exporter TauE/SafE family protein, whose amino-acid sequence MSYELIGLLAGLGAIVGVLAGLLGIGGGLLVVPALLFLLPKAGIPQEFAMQMALATSLSTIIVTSGSSAINHLKLGNVEIFVVKWLMPGVVIGGFLGSFVADVIPAQYLPKVFGVIVLVLALQMLLSIRSKSQKSMPSSAKTVLCGGGIGLVSSLAGIGGGSLSVPFLNHHGVEMRKAVGSSSVCGCVIAISGMLGFIWHGSSVDDLPAYSLGYVYLPALIAISCTSVLTTRVGAKLATQLPTPVLKKFFAVFLMFIAATMLL is encoded by the coding sequence GTGTCATATGAACTGATAGGCTTGTTAGCAGGCCTTGGTGCTATTGTTGGTGTTTTAGCTGGTTTGCTAGGCATTGGTGGTGGTTTGCTGGTGGTTCCTGCCTTACTGTTTTTGCTTCCTAAAGCGGGTATCCCTCAAGAGTTTGCGATGCAAATGGCATTGGCTACTTCGCTATCAACCATCATTGTTACGTCGGGATCATCTGCGATTAACCATTTAAAGTTGGGTAATGTAGAGATATTTGTCGTTAAATGGTTGATGCCAGGTGTCGTAATAGGTGGCTTCCTCGGTTCTTTTGTGGCCGATGTGATCCCAGCTCAATATCTGCCTAAAGTCTTTGGTGTGATTGTGTTGGTGTTGGCCTTGCAAATGCTGTTGTCGATTCGCTCTAAGAGTCAAAAGTCGATGCCGAGCTCAGCTAAAACTGTGTTGTGTGGTGGCGGTATTGGTTTGGTCTCAAGTTTAGCGGGCATTGGTGGTGGGTCTTTATCGGTGCCTTTCCTTAACCATCACGGTGTGGAAATGCGTAAAGCCGTAGGCTCATCTTCGGTATGCGGTTGTGTTATCGCGATTTCGGGAATGCTAGGTTTCATTTGGCATGGGTCTTCTGTCGATGATCTTCCTGCATATAGCTTAGGTTATGTTTATCTGCCGGCTTTGATAGCGATATCTTGTACCTCAGTTTTGACCACACGAGTGGGTGCGAAACTGGCCACTCAATTACCAACCCCTGTGCTAAAGAAATTCTTTGCGGTATTTTTAATGTTTATAGCAGCCACAATGCTGCTGTAG
- the nhaR gene encoding transcriptional activator NhaR: MSHLNYNHLYYFWMVCKQGSVTKAAEALFLTPQTVTGQIKALEERMDGKLTKRNGRSVEPTELGQLVFKYADRMFGLSYEMLDIVNYSQHSNILFDVGVADALSKRLVSKILMSTIPPDNSIHLRCFESTHEMLLEQLSQHKLDMILSDCPVDSSQSPGLFSKKLGESGMSFFSSGKVEGVNFPAVLEQRKLLIPGSRTSMGRKVLQWFDRQGLKPDVLGEFDDAALMKAFARYHDDAIFLAPTLYMSEVEEDTSLQLLGGIEELKEEYYVIFAERMIQHPAVKNVCDADFSKLFE; encoded by the coding sequence ATGTCGCACCTCAACTATAACCATCTGTATTACTTCTGGATGGTTTGCAAGCAAGGCTCTGTTACTAAAGCTGCAGAAGCCCTATTCCTAACACCACAAACGGTAACGGGTCAGATAAAAGCCTTAGAAGAGCGTATGGATGGCAAGTTGACCAAGCGTAATGGTCGAAGTGTTGAGCCAACGGAGCTTGGGCAACTGGTATTTAAATATGCTGATCGTATGTTTGGCTTGAGTTACGAAATGCTCGATATCGTGAATTACAGCCAGCACTCCAATATTCTGTTTGATGTTGGCGTCGCGGATGCGCTTTCTAAAAGACTCGTCAGTAAGATACTGATGTCGACCATCCCTCCAGATAACAGCATTCATTTACGCTGTTTTGAATCGACCCATGAAATGCTACTTGAGCAACTCTCTCAGCATAAGCTCGATATGATCTTGTCTGACTGTCCTGTGGACTCTAGTCAAAGCCCAGGTTTATTTAGTAAAAAGTTGGGCGAGAGTGGAATGAGTTTTTTCAGTTCAGGCAAGGTTGAAGGCGTTAACTTTCCTGCAGTATTAGAACAAAGGAAGCTTTTGATCCCAGGAAGCCGAACCTCCATGGGGCGTAAAGTACTGCAATGGTTTGATAGGCAAGGGCTTAAACCTGATGTTTTGGGTGAGTTTGATGATGCCGCATTAATGAAGGCTTTTGCGCGTTACCATGATGACGCAATATTCTTAGCACCGACGCTTTATATGTCTGAAGTAGAAGAAGACACATCACTGCAACTATTAGGTGGTATTGAAGAGTTAAAAGAGGAGTACTACGTCATATTTGCTGAGAGGATGATCCAACATCCAGCAGTAAAAAACGTATGTGACGCAGATTTTAGCAAATTGTTCGAATGA
- a CDS encoding winged helix-turn-helix domain-containing protein encodes MTRSHCFVLQHDFPISFYPDKNQLVIDYEAIHLEPLQAKLLSYFIENSGRVVSTQQIATDVWQRTHVSDNLVRQVISLLRSQLQDKSRPYRIIQTIPKQGYLFDIEVTQPNTEATPVEDGSQPVTETLAPYYKKKIITLIATALLAVGFTATWAWTDGFKTNEQAVITARQADVIPVYIHDITLDSVNDYEMSESVYNYLFYGVNSAKNLSGYHFSQLSKQGKQSLANNGVELKSWLKKKDGDYVLRVLVQNNSQPNQSQKVEKRFSQDNFFDAIGDVILEIKAIIAPMESEYGVASHRVTSIDNYEDWSVISEGISLFYQGKGGQPFEDIAVQLDAIQQQGRDNYLVNALLSYSESLAYLQNSEQEDRERALQLAKQAFEMNPRCDIANLTLGLALLINQHANQAFPYLSYAAESTPSPISFYLLSVADKLSDNPKGSQYNYQRYTEVKKEHDGQLFDLIESL; translated from the coding sequence ATGACTCGCTCGCATTGCTTTGTATTGCAACATGACTTCCCTATTTCATTTTACCCTGATAAGAATCAGTTGGTGATCGATTATGAGGCGATTCATCTAGAGCCATTGCAAGCTAAATTGCTGAGCTATTTCATTGAAAATAGTGGGCGAGTGGTGAGTACGCAGCAGATTGCTACCGATGTGTGGCAAAGAACTCATGTATCCGACAACTTGGTAAGACAGGTCATCAGTTTACTGCGCAGCCAGCTTCAAGATAAATCACGTCCGTATCGCATTATTCAGACGATACCTAAACAAGGTTACCTGTTTGATATTGAAGTGACTCAGCCGAATACTGAAGCTACTCCCGTCGAAGATGGCTCACAACCTGTAACTGAAACCCTCGCGCCTTATTACAAAAAGAAGATCATTACTCTCATTGCGACCGCACTGTTAGCGGTTGGTTTCACTGCGACTTGGGCATGGACCGATGGTTTTAAGACTAATGAACAAGCAGTGATTACCGCTCGTCAGGCTGACGTTATTCCCGTTTATATCCATGACATTACCCTCGATTCTGTGAACGATTATGAGATGTCGGAAAGCGTCTATAACTATCTTTTCTACGGGGTGAACTCAGCTAAAAACCTATCAGGTTACCACTTCTCTCAGCTATCTAAACAGGGTAAGCAATCACTTGCCAACAATGGTGTCGAACTCAAAAGTTGGCTCAAGAAAAAGGATGGGGATTATGTACTGAGAGTGCTGGTACAAAATAACAGTCAGCCCAACCAAAGCCAGAAAGTAGAAAAGCGCTTTAGCCAAGATAATTTCTTTGATGCCATTGGGGATGTCATCCTTGAGATTAAAGCGATTATTGCACCTATGGAGTCAGAGTATGGCGTAGCGAGTCATCGAGTGACCTCTATCGATAACTACGAGGATTGGAGTGTTATCTCTGAGGGGATATCGCTTTTTTACCAAGGCAAAGGTGGTCAGCCATTTGAAGACATAGCAGTTCAGTTGGATGCGATTCAACAGCAAGGGCGAGATAATTATTTGGTCAATGCTTTGCTGTCGTATTCCGAGTCTTTGGCTTATTTACAAAACAGTGAGCAAGAAGATCGCGAACGCGCTCTGCAATTGGCAAAGCAAGCCTTTGAGATGAATCCTCGTTGTGATATTGCCAATCTGACCCTAGGGCTTGCATTGTTAATTAACCAACATGCCAATCAAGCTTTTCCTTACCTTTCTTATGCTGCTGAAAGTACGCCGAGTCCAATTAGCTTTTATCTACTCAGTGTGGCTGACAAGCTATCGGATAATCCAAAAGGCTCACAATACAATTATCAACGCTACACTGAAGTGAAAAAAGAGCATGACGGTCAACTCTTTGATCTTATTGAATCTTTATAA
- a CDS encoding ArsR/SmtB family transcription factor has protein sequence MNLKEMEKNSAQAVILLKAMANERRLQILCLLHGTELSVGELCGKLELSQSALSQHLAWLRRDGLVETRKEAQTVYYTLSSEEVKAMINLLHGIYCK, from the coding sequence ATGAACTTAAAAGAGATGGAGAAGAACTCAGCCCAAGCTGTGATTCTACTCAAAGCCATGGCTAACGAGCGTCGCTTACAGATTTTGTGCCTATTGCATGGTACTGAACTGTCGGTTGGGGAGTTATGTGGCAAGTTGGAACTGAGTCAGTCTGCTTTATCTCAACATCTTGCTTGGTTGAGAAGGGATGGTTTGGTCGAAACTCGTAAAGAAGCTCAAACTGTGTATTACACATTGAGTAGTGAAGAAGTCAAAGCGATGATTAACCTACTGCATGGAATTTACTGCAAGTAG
- the rppH gene encoding RNA pyrophosphohydrolase, with amino-acid sequence MIDGDGYRLNVGIVICNNHGQVFWAKRYGQHSWQFPQGGIDEGETPEQAMYRELYEEVGLTKKDVKIVATSRHWLRYKLPKRLVRWDSKPVCIGQKQKWFLLRLDCDESHINMQRGSTPEFDGWRWVSYWYPVRQVVSFKRDVYRRAMKEFASLAMPFKERKTKGKRKLRRG; translated from the coding sequence GTGATAGATGGCGATGGTTACCGATTAAATGTTGGTATTGTAATCTGTAACAACCATGGTCAGGTCTTCTGGGCTAAACGATACGGGCAACATTCATGGCAATTCCCTCAAGGGGGAATAGATGAAGGTGAGACTCCGGAACAAGCAATGTACCGCGAGTTGTATGAAGAGGTTGGCCTTACCAAAAAGGATGTAAAGATCGTCGCGACAAGTCGTCATTGGTTACGCTACAAGCTACCCAAACGACTGGTTCGGTGGGATTCTAAACCTGTCTGTATTGGACAAAAACAGAAGTGGTTCCTTTTGCGCTTAGATTGCGATGAATCGCATATCAATATGCAGCGTGGAAGTACACCTGAGTTTGATGGTTGGCGTTGGGTGAGTTACTGGTACCCAGTTCGACAAGTTGTTTCTTTCAAGCGAGATGTTTACCGTCGAGCAATGAAGGAATTCGCATCTTTAGCAATGCCGTTTAAAGAGCGAAAAACAAAAGGAAAACGCAAATTGCGTAGAGGTTAA
- a CDS encoding Na/Pi symporter, whose amino-acid sequence MNQATTAAAPISSTTRWLRWANLAFMLYLLLLSVSMVGTGFKWATGEQAKVLFEFASHPVAGLMIGLVATALIQSSSTVTSIIVGLVAGGLPVELAIPMIMGANIGTTVTNTLVSLGHVRCKEEFKRAFASATIHDFFNLLAVAIFLPLEMAFGILEKISHWLVSPMLATGDMSMGGLNFIKPITKPVVSAIKEPLSTFGDTVGGIMLIVLGIATIFVAITVMGKLMKSLMVGRAREILKNAIGRGPIHGIASGSIVTILVQSSSTTTSLMVPLVGSGVLKVRDVYPFTLGANIGTCITALLAATAVSGEFAVFALQIALVHLVFNIMATVFIFGIPFLRELPVKAADMISDMAVKNKSVVAGYLVAVFLVLPGTVLALTA is encoded by the coding sequence ATGAACCAAGCTACTACTGCAGCAGCGCCTATCTCGAGCACTACTCGTTGGCTACGCTGGGCTAACTTGGCATTCATGCTTTACCTACTATTACTTTCAGTTTCAATGGTTGGTACAGGCTTCAAATGGGCAACAGGTGAGCAAGCAAAGGTTCTTTTCGAATTTGCTTCACACCCAGTTGCAGGCTTAATGATTGGTTTAGTAGCAACAGCTCTTATTCAATCATCGAGTACAGTTACTTCAATTATCGTTGGCCTTGTTGCAGGTGGTTTACCTGTTGAGCTAGCAATCCCTATGATCATGGGTGCTAACATTGGTACTACGGTAACCAATACGCTAGTTAGCCTTGGTCACGTTCGTTGTAAAGAAGAGTTCAAACGTGCATTCGCAAGTGCGACAATCCACGACTTCTTTAACCTATTAGCCGTTGCTATCTTCCTACCACTAGAGATGGCGTTTGGTATTCTAGAGAAGATTTCTCACTGGTTGGTATCTCCGATGCTAGCAACAGGTGATATGAGCATGGGTGGTCTTAACTTCATCAAGCCAATCACTAAACCAGTAGTAAGTGCGATTAAAGAGCCTCTATCAACATTTGGCGACACTGTTGGCGGCATCATGCTTATCGTTCTTGGTATCGCAACTATCTTCGTAGCTATCACAGTAATGGGTAAGCTAATGAAGAGCCTAATGGTTGGCCGTGCTCGTGAGATTCTAAAGAACGCAATCGGTCGTGGTCCAATCCACGGTATCGCTTCTGGTTCTATCGTTACAATCCTTGTTCAGTCTTCTTCAACGACAACAAGCTTAATGGTTCCGCTAGTAGGCTCAGGTGTTCTTAAAGTACGTGACGTTTACCCATTCACTCTGGGTGCGAACATCGGTACATGTATTACGGCTCTACTTGCAGCGACAGCAGTATCTGGTGAGTTCGCTGTATTCGCACTACAAATAGCTCTAGTACACTTGGTGTTCAACATCATGGCAACGGTATTCATCTTTGGTATCCCGTTCCTACGTGAACTTCCAGTTAAAGCGGCAGACATGATTTCAGATATGGCAGTGAAGAACAAATCTGTAGTAGCTGGCTACCTTGTTGCGGTATTCCTTGTACTGCCTGGTACCGTATTAGCTCTGACTGCTTAA